GCGACGGTAAAAGGGACGGCCGTTGTGGCCGTAGTTCAGGGTACGCTCGGTGGGATCGCGTTTGCGATTGTGGGCATCGACGGCAGTATCCTTTGGGGCGCGCTGATGGCGTTCCTGTCACTGGTGCCCGCCGTCGGCTCGGCGATTGTCTGGGTTCCGGCGGCAATTTACCTGTTCGCCACCCATCAAATCTGGCAAGGGCTGTTCATCGTCGGTTTCTTTGTCATCATTGTCGGCCTGGTGGACAACATCCTGCGTCCGCTGCTGGTGGGCAAAGACACCAAAATGCCGGACTACCTGATCCTGATCTCCACGCTGGGCGGCATGGAGCTTTACGGCATTAACGGCTTCGTCATTGGCCCGTTGATTGCCGCGCTGTTTATCGCCTGCTGGAACCTGTTCTCCGGTCGCGACCATGAAGGCAACGCCGAAGAGCTGGATGCCGAGTTTATCGAAGAAGGGCGAAACCCGCCGGATTTATAACCCTATCGTTAAAACGAGGCGGCCCCGTGCCGCCTTTTTTTTCACCATAAATCAAACGTTTTCTATAATTTGAAAGAACGCCATCCCACTCTTGTCGCAGAAGGATTAACAGGTGCGAATCGCCACAATCACAAACTGGGCCTACGGCGCCACGGTGTGTCTGACCCTCGCCTCCGGCGTCGTCATGCTGATGGCGTCCCATGCCGACAGCGTTGAGCGCGAGGCCGTTAAGCAGCGGCAGCAGTTCGATCAGCTGACCGAAAATGTGGAGACCGATGCCTGGATGCTCTCCGACCTGGCGCGCCTGTTCGTCATCAAAAAAGAGCCGGCCATCCTCAACGAGTATCGGATGAAAGAAGGTAGCCTGAAGGGTATTGAGCATCGGCTCGAAGCGTTAAAAGACACGGGAGCCTCGGTCGAAGAGCTGGCGCTGCTGCAGGAAGGGCTGAAAATCATCGACGAGCTGCAGGATGAACAGCAGGTGGCGCTCGCCAGCATGGCGCAAGGTAACGAGCAGCAGGCCGTTGCGCTGCTGTATGGCAATACCTATGAGCAGGAGCTGGAGCGCGCGCAGAGCCAGATTGATCATTTTCGCCAGCTTCTGGATAAACGCATCATTGCCGACGTGCAGGCGGCCACAAACACATCGAAAAAGCTGCGTACCGCCTCCGAGGTAATGGTTGGGCTGACTGCCCTGCTCTTTTTGTTCGTGATGGGCTTTATTCTCAAACGCCGCGTCCTGCACCCGGTCGTGCGGCTGAGCGACGTGGTACACCGCCTGGCGTCGCAGGACTATGCGGTCGAGACGCCGAACTTCACCCAAATCGATGAGATTGGCGATATGGCGCAGGCTATCCGTATTTTCCGCGAAAATGGCCTGGCGCGGCAGCGGCTGGAGAAAGAGCGCGACGCCGACTGGGCGATCCGCGAGCTGCTGGCGCGCATGACCCAACGATTTCAAGGCTGCGAGAGCTTCGCGGACGTGATTAACGTGGCGGAGCTGTTCGCCCCCAATATTGCGCCGGGCGTGTCGGGACGCTTGTATATCGTCGATCGCGCGTCGTGGGAGATGCGCTGCGCGGCCGAATGGCTGTCGCCTGAAGGAGAGAAAAAACCGTTCCACCCGGATGCGTGCTGGGCCATTCGACGCGGGCAGAGCCATCCACCGGTAAACGGCGAGCCGGATATCACCTGCTCGCATCTGCCGGCCTCGCAAATGCATCAGTCGCTGTGCGTGCCGCTTATTGCGCAGGGCGAAGCCATCGGCCTGCTCTCTTTCCAGAACATCAGCCCGGACAGTGCGCCCTCCCGCGCGTATCTGGAGCTGATGGCGGAGGCGCTCGGGCTGGCGCTGGCCAACCAGCGGTTGCGCGATGCTCTGCTGGAAAAAGCGTTGTTTGATCCCCTCACCGGATTACGCAATCGCCATCATCTGGAAGATACCTTACGCACGCAGATGACCCAGGCCATGCGCAATAAGGAGCCGATAAGCTGCCTGATGATCGATATCGATCACTTCAAAAGCATTAACGATCGCTTTGGTCATGAAGCCGGTGACCAGGTGATCAAAAGCGTGGCAACCATTATTCAGCGCGCGGTACACGATACCGGCCTGGCCTTCCGCTACGGCGGTGAAGAGTTCCTGGCGCTTCTCACCGGTGCGGACGAAGAGGCAGCGCATGCCTGCGCAACGAAGATTTACGACGGCGTGCAGGCCCTCTCCCCCCATTACGGGCTGACAGAAATTGGTCCGGTTGATGTCTCGATCGGGATCGCCAGCTATCCGCAGCACGCCCAGAGCGATAACCTGCTGCGCGCCGCGGATGTCGCCCTGTACCGGGCAAAAGAACTGGGCCGCTCGCGAATTGTAAGCTTTGGAATGCTGGAGGCGGGCTAACCATTATTTTGCGCGCGCCACTCCCTGACCATCTCGTCTGTGACTTCGTTTTTATAGCAAATGGGGGCATAGCCGCCCGCTTTGCTCCAGGCACTGCGTCTTCCACAGGCGCTGCCGTTTCTCGCACGGTTAAAAGGACAGGCGCAAACGCCCGGATACGAAGCAATCGATTCGGCAATAACGTTCTCTTTTACCTGTTCATCGGATACTGAATGGCCTTTTGCCGTGGCATTTCCCGCCAGAAAAAGGCCGCACGCAGCCAAAAGCACCATCCATGATGATTTACCGTTCATTTTAATGACTCGTTTTAACAGAAGGGAGAGGTCCAGAATAAGTATTGAAAACGCGGAATGTACTGATATAGAACAAGGTTATTATGGGAGGGGGTATAGGATGTTGGCGGGGTATTCATAGTGTGAAAACTGCCAGTTGGTATTATTCATTTGGGATATGTTTTTGGGGTTATTTGGGAATGGCGGGGAACATGCACTCGTGTGTTCATTCAGGCATGTCTGTTCTGAATCAGGGATAAATGATTTTTGATGTTTGTTACGGGGGGTTGAAGCAAGAGATTTATCATTGAGAGTGGTGCCGATAATAGGAGTCGAACCTACGACCTTCGCATTACGAATGCGCTGCTCTACCAACTGAGCTATATCGGCCCTGAGAGGCCGGTTACGAGCGTAACCACGGGGCAAAAGAGTAGATCTAACCGGGGGATGCGTCAATGCCCTTTTGAATCGAACGTCTATTTTTGCATCACACGGGTTTTCCTTACGCACAAAAAGTACATTTGCCTCCGGCTTCACCCACCCGGTGGCACGTCTTTGCGTCAGGATCATGAAGAGCCTCGCCAGACCACATGCACTGAGGTCTGTTTTGGGACGCATACGTATAAAGGGATCAATTGTCGGTCCCCCTTTTGCAGATGCCTCTTATCTACAAGGTGAATGTCCAGCCGAGGGTGAGTGAGAATAAATAATATTAATCCCTATATTGCGTTTTCTTAGATCCAAATATCAATAATAGCTGGGGTCGCGGATTATGCAAATGCGTTGTTTCTGATTTTATTGGTGTTTCTATTTTATTGCTGAGTATACCTTTTCGCTCAGGATGATTGATTACAAATATTTACAATTCCATGTGATATTTTTTATGCGCATTGATAGCTAACTGGCAAATTACGACTAGTATCATATAGACAGTAGGAATTATATCTTTTACTGGATATAGACGTTTACTCCACGGTTTTATATTTATCAGGTTGGACCATTATTATCACGCTATGTTAATTCATGGTGCAAAGGCGTTTGTTTTCGCTCAATTAATTCCCCCTCTCAGCGCGAAGCGTCAGGATTAGCGTTAATTTAAAGGACAACAGATATGACTCAAATTTACGACCAACCCACTACCCTCCGTCGGGATCCCGAGACATATTCATCCCTGCCCGCCGCCAGCAACAGCGCGGTATCATGGGGGGCCATATTTGCAGGTGCAGCCGCTGCGGCCTCTCTTTCCATGATTCTACTTATGCTGGGCGCAGGATTAGGCCTGACGTCTATTTCTCCCTGGGAAAATGATGGTCTGGATGCCTCTACGGTAGGTATCGCTGCCATCGTGTGGCTTGCCTTCACCCAAATAGCAGCATCGGGAATGGGTGGCTATCTTGCCGGGCGTTTACGCACTAAATGGGTGGCGACTCACTCAAACGAAGTTTATTTCCGCGATACAGCACATGGCTTTTTGACCTGGGCCGTGGCTTCACTTATCTCGGCAATATTATTAACGACCACCGCTGGCTCTATTATCGGCGGGAGTGCCAAAGCAATTGGTGCGGTAGCAGGTGGCGCAGCCACGGCCACGATGGGTGGTGTTGCAAATGCGACCTCTGGCTCGGATCCCTCTACGCAATATTTTATCCAGTCTTTATTCAGAACAATGAATACTGACACCGCGAATACGTCGGCAGTATCGACAAATACCCAGACACCAGGACCTGCACCGCAACAAGAAGTTTCCCCTGCGGAGTTAGGTGAAGTCACCGGTATTTTCGCCCACAGTATTACGACAGGTTCTCTGCCAAAAGAAGACCAGCAATATGTTGCCCAGCTGATTTCTCAGAAAACGGGCATTAGCCAGAGTGAAGCTGAACAGCGAGTGACTGCTACTTACGAAAAAGCGCAGAACGCGCTGAAAGAGGCCAAAACCAAAGCTCAGCAGGCCGCTGATGAAGCGCGGAAAACCACCAGCTACATCACTCTCTGGACATTCATCTCACTTCTGATTGGTGCTTTCGTCGCCAGCCTGTGTGCGACCTTCGGTGGTCGTCAGCGTGACTTATAATTATTGATAATTTGGGAGGTTTACATGCGTTCGATATTGCTGTTCTTTTTAGGCGTTCCTATTCCAATCATTATTCTGATTGCCTTGTTTATGCACTGATACCCGGCTTTTGACGGGATAAAACAGAGTGAAGGATCGTTTGCAGGCGTAGCCGCGACGAGAAGGAAAGGAGATGGCGCGGGAGATGCATTAAGGCCTTTGGAATCCATTGTCTACTTGCATCACCCGCCCGTTATTTACGCACGGATAGTATCATCGCCGAAGCCAATCCACTTATACGTGGTCAGTGCTTCCAGCCCCATCGGGCCGCGCGCATGCAGTTTCTGAGTGCTCACGGCCACTTCCGCGCCCAGGCCAAACTGGCCGCCGTCGGTGAATCGCGTAGAGGCGTTCACATACACGGCTGAAGAATCCACTTCGTTCACAAAGCGATTCGCGTTGCGCAGCGTGCGGGTCAGGATCGCATCAGAGTGTTGCGTCCCGTGTTCACGGATGTGCGCAATGGCGTCGTCGAGATCGGCGACCACCTTCACGTTCAGATCCAGCGACAGAAACTCATCATCGTACTGCTCCGCTTTCACGGGAACCACATTCGCCGGGCCGTCCTTCAGCAGCGCCAGCGCACTGGCATCAGCGTGCAGCGTCACACCGCTTTGCGCCATCTGCTGGCTCAGCGCAGGCAGGAAGGTGCGTGCAATGCCCTGGTGCACCAGCAGGGTCTCTACGGTATTGCAGGTGCTCGGACGCTGAGTTTTAGCATTGACGATAATTTTCAGCGCAGGGTCAATTTCTGCGGTGTCATCCACCAGAATATGACACACGCCGATACCGCCGGTGATCACCGGGATGGTTGACTGCTCGCGGCACAGCTTGTGCAGCCCTGCGCCACCGCGTGGGATCAGCATGTCGATGTATTTGTCCATGCGCAGCATCTCGTTCACCAGCGCGCGGTCCGGGCTTTCAATGGCCTGCACGGCACCCGCCGGTAAGCCGCACTCCTCCAGCGCCTGCTGGATGACCTTTACCGTTGCCGCGTTGGTGCGCCAGGTCTCTTTCCCGCCGCGCAGAATGGCGGCGTTACCGGTTTTAAGACACAAAGAGGCCACGTCAACGGTGACGTTCGGACGGGCTTCGTAAATCACGCCGATGACGCCGAGCGGCACGCGGCGGCGTTCAAGACGCAAACCGCTGTCGAGCAGCCCGCCGTCAATCACCTGCCCGACCGGATCGGCCAGATTACAGACCTGACGAACATCGTCGGCAATGCTTTTCAGGCGCGCAGGATTAAGCGCCAGGCGGTC
This region of Enterobacter cancerogenus genomic DNA includes:
- a CDS encoding diguanylate cyclase; translation: MRIATITNWAYGATVCLTLASGVVMLMASHADSVEREAVKQRQQFDQLTENVETDAWMLSDLARLFVIKKEPAILNEYRMKEGSLKGIEHRLEALKDTGASVEELALLQEGLKIIDELQDEQQVALASMAQGNEQQAVALLYGNTYEQELERAQSQIDHFRQLLDKRIIADVQAATNTSKKLRTASEVMVGLTALLFLFVMGFILKRRVLHPVVRLSDVVHRLASQDYAVETPNFTQIDEIGDMAQAIRIFRENGLARQRLEKERDADWAIRELLARMTQRFQGCESFADVINVAELFAPNIAPGVSGRLYIVDRASWEMRCAAEWLSPEGEKKPFHPDACWAIRRGQSHPPVNGEPDITCSHLPASQMHQSLCVPLIAQGEAIGLLSFQNISPDSAPSRAYLELMAEALGLALANQRLRDALLEKALFDPLTGLRNRHHLEDTLRTQMTQAMRNKEPISCLMIDIDHFKSINDRFGHEAGDQVIKSVATIIQRAVHDTGLAFRYGGEEFLALLTGADEEAAHACATKIYDGVQALSPHYGLTEIGPVDVSIGIASYPQHAQSDNLLRAADVALYRAKELGRSRIVSFGMLEAG
- the proA gene encoding glutamate-5-semialdehyde dehydrogenase produces the protein MLEQMGAAAKAASYKLALLSSREKNRVLEKIADYLESQASEILLANEQDLLEARRNGLSEAMLDRLALNPARLKSIADDVRQVCNLADPVGQVIDGGLLDSGLRLERRRVPLGVIGVIYEARPNVTVDVASLCLKTGNAAILRGGKETWRTNAATVKVIQQALEECGLPAGAVQAIESPDRALVNEMLRMDKYIDMLIPRGGAGLHKLCREQSTIPVITGGIGVCHILVDDTAEIDPALKIIVNAKTQRPSTCNTVETLLVHQGIARTFLPALSQQMAQSGVTLHADASALALLKDGPANVVPVKAEQYDDEFLSLDLNVKVVADLDDAIAHIREHGTQHSDAILTRTLRNANRFVNEVDSSAVYVNASTRFTDGGQFGLGAEVAVSTQKLHARGPMGLEALTTYKWIGFGDDTIRA